TTCAAGATCGTTCCCGAATTCAGCATGCGCTTTATGATCTGGCTGCTCAGCCACTCGATGTACCGGGTGGAGCACAAGGGGCTGGAGGCGATCCCGGATGAAGGTGCGGCGGTGCTGGTGTGCAACCACGTGTCATTTGTCGATGCGCTGCTGATCGGCGGTGCGGTGCGCCGGCCGGTGCGCTTTGTCATGTACTACAAGATTTACAATTTGCCGGTGCTCAACTTTATCTTCCGCACCGCCGGCACTGTGCCGATTGCCGGGCGCAACGAAGACCTGCTGATCTACGACGCTGCGTTCAAGAAAATCGCCGAATACCTGCGTAACGGCGAAGTGGTGTGCATCTTCCCTGAGGGCAAGCTGACCACCGATGGCGAACTGAATGAGTTCAAAAATGGCATCGAGCGCATCGTCGAGGCCAACCCGGTGCCGGTGATTCCTATGGCGTTGCAGGGCTTATGGGGCAGCTTCTTCAGCCGCGATCCGCACAAGGGGTTGTTCAAGCGCCTGTGGTCGCGCATCACCCTGGTGGCCGGTACGCCGGTTGCGCCCGAGCTGGTCAAACGCGAGTTGCTGCAGGCCCAGGTGGCTGAGTTGCGAGGTGAGCGGCGTTAAACTGCAGAGATGAAAAAGCCCGCCAATTGGCGGGCTTTTTTGTGCAGCTTAAGCGGCTTAGTGGCTGAGTTTTAGCCCGATCAGGCCGCAAACGATCAGCGCCACGCTAGCGATACGCAGTAGCGTCACGGCCTCGCCAAACAGCATTATGCCGGCAATCACCGTACCCACGGCGCCTACACCGGTCCAGATTGCATAGGCGGTGCCCAGCGGCAATTCCTTCATAGCCAGGCCAAGCAGTGCCAGGCTGACGATGATCGCCGCAACAGTCAGTAGAGTGGGGAGAGGGCGGGTAAAACCGTCGGTGTATTTCAGGCCAACAGCCCAGCCTACTTCGAACAGGCCGGCTAACAGCAGAATGAACCAGGACATACAAACCTCCAAAACAGATAGAGGGGCCGTCCC
This DNA window, taken from Pseudomonas sp. SG20056, encodes the following:
- the sugE gene encoding quaternary ammonium compound efflux SMR transporter SugE; protein product: MSWFILLLAGLFEVGWAVGLKYTDGFTRPLPTLLTVAAIIVSLALLGLAMKELPLGTAYAIWTGVGAVGTVIAGIMLFGEAVTLLRIASVALIVCGLIGLKLSH